A single Staphylococcus muscae DNA region contains:
- a CDS encoding YqeG family HAD IIIA-type phosphatase → MGILKRLFLPNQYVKDIHEIDFQQLEKLDIRGIITDLDNTLVGWDEANPTPKVEEWFKTIDERGFKVTVVSNNNEKRVKAFCKGLNVDYIFKAQKPRGKSLRKATRKMGLKKEQVVVIGDQMMTDVFGGNRSGLYTIMVVPVKNSDGLATKVNRLIERRILSHFKRKGYITWEES, encoded by the coding sequence ATGGGGATTTTAAAGAGATTATTTTTACCCAATCAATATGTGAAAGACATTCACGAAATTGATTTCCAGCAGTTAGAAAAACTAGATATTCGTGGTATCATCACGGATCTTGATAATACGCTTGTTGGATGGGATGAAGCGAATCCGACACCAAAAGTTGAAGAATGGTTTAAAACGATCGATGAACGCGGCTTTAAAGTGACGGTTGTTTCAAATAATAATGAAAAAAGAGTAAAAGCATTTTGTAAGGGTTTGAATGTAGATTATATATTCAAAGCACAGAAACCGCGTGGAAAGTCATTGCGCAAGGCTACTCGTAAAATGGGATTGAAAAAGGAACAAGTCGTTGTCATCGGTGATCAAATGATGACCGATGTATTTGGTGGTAATCGTAGTGGCCTGTACACGATTATGGTTGTTCCAGTTAAAAATTCAGATGGCTTAGCAACGAAGGTAAATCGTTTGATTGAACGTCGTATTCTTAGTCATTTCAAACGTAAAGGTTACATTACATGGGAGGAGTCATGA
- the yqeH gene encoding ribosome biogenesis GTPase YqeH, producing MSAALKCIGCGATLQSENPSEAGYVPKASLDKEDVICRRCFRLKNYNEVQDVGMESEDFLTLLNSLADKKGIVVNVVDVFDFEGSFIHALKRIVGNKKIILAANKIDLLPKQINKRRVTEWLRRSAKAYGLNPEDVVLLSAMKGYGIEDLMTAIERHRNQQDVFIVGTTNVGKSTLVNKLIEESVGEKNVITTSKVPGTTLDMIDIPLDDHSFMYDTPGVVQAHQMTHYVTTKELNLIMPKKEIKQRVFQLNEAQSLFFGGLARIDYINGGKRPLICYFSNELHIHRTKLEKADKLWREQLGDLLTPPSQRENFDFDNLKQVSLSTEDGKKDVMIAGLGFVTIDEGADVVVTVPENVEVYLRPSIM from the coding sequence ATGTCGGCAGCATTAAAATGTATCGGGTGCGGGGCAACGTTACAGTCGGAAAATCCAAGTGAAGCGGGATATGTTCCAAAAGCAAGCTTGGACAAAGAAGATGTCATTTGTCGACGTTGTTTTCGTTTGAAAAATTACAACGAAGTACAAGATGTTGGTATGGAAAGTGAAGACTTTTTAACGTTACTGAATAGTTTAGCGGATAAAAAAGGGATTGTTGTGAATGTTGTTGACGTTTTTGACTTTGAAGGTTCATTTATCCATGCGTTAAAACGTATTGTCGGCAATAAAAAAATTATTCTTGCTGCAAACAAAATTGACTTGTTACCAAAGCAAATTAATAAACGACGTGTGACAGAATGGTTACGTCGCAGTGCAAAAGCATATGGTTTGAATCCAGAAGATGTCGTGCTTTTATCTGCAATGAAAGGCTATGGTATTGAGGACTTAATGACAGCGATTGAAAGACATCGCAATCAACAAGATGTCTTTATCGTAGGAACGACAAATGTCGGTAAATCAACGTTAGTGAATAAGTTGATCGAAGAAAGTGTCGGGGAGAAGAATGTTATCACGACTTCTAAAGTGCCAGGTACAACACTTGACATGATTGATATTCCTTTAGACGATCACAGTTTTATGTATGATACACCGGGTGTCGTTCAAGCACATCAAATGACGCACTATGTGACGACAAAAGAACTTAACTTGATTATGCCGAAAAAAGAAATCAAGCAGCGCGTGTTCCAATTGAACGAAGCACAATCTTTATTCTTTGGTGGTCTTGCAAGAATTGATTATATCAACGGTGGCAAACGCCCATTGATTTGCTATTTTTCAAATGAGTTGCACATTCATCGTACAAAACTTGAAAAAGCTGATAAATTATGGCGTGAACAACTGGGAGATTTATTAACTCCGCCATCACAACGTGAAAACTTTGATTTTGACAATTTAAAACAAGTCTCCCTAAGCACTGAAGATGGAAAAAAAGATGTCATGATCGCTGGTCTTGGATTTGTTACGATTGATGAAGGAGCTGACGTTGTCGTTACTGTACCTGAAAACGTAGAAGTGTACTTACGCCCATCAATTATGTAG
- the aroE gene encoding shikimate dehydrogenase, which yields MKFAVIGHPIDHSLSPIMHHANFDALDLEYGYQALNIPPAHFEHLRDIVSEYELDGFNVTIPHKERVIPYLDELTDEAKAIGAVNTVRIDGERWVGHNTDGLGFVKGLLEYYGDLSDAKVLIIGAGGASKGIAYSLSHRTKHPIAVANRTMSRFEDWQFEVTPYPLSEVDDIAHHYDIIINTTPVGMHTSTEQVVSLQQLKPDVLVCDIIYIPAETSFLKTAKMQGYNIYNGLDMFIYQGAESFKYWTGLQADVHAMRNRVKEKLYSD from the coding sequence ATGAAGTTTGCTGTAATTGGTCACCCGATTGATCATTCACTGTCACCCATTATGCATCATGCGAATTTTGATGCGTTGGATCTGGAGTATGGCTATCAAGCGTTGAATATTCCACCAGCGCATTTCGAGCATTTAAGAGATATTGTATCAGAATATGAATTAGATGGTTTTAATGTGACAATTCCTCACAAAGAACGCGTCATTCCTTATTTAGATGAACTTACCGACGAAGCTAAAGCGATTGGGGCGGTGAATACCGTTCGCATTGATGGTGAGCGTTGGGTCGGCCACAATACAGATGGACTTGGTTTTGTGAAAGGTTTGCTCGAGTATTACGGTGATCTGTCTGATGCGAAAGTTCTAATTATCGGTGCAGGTGGGGCGAGTAAAGGGATTGCTTATTCGCTATCTCATAGAACAAAGCATCCGATTGCCGTTGCAAATCGTACAATGTCACGGTTTGAAGATTGGCAATTTGAAGTGACACCCTATCCTTTATCAGAAGTAGACGATATCGCTCATCATTACGATATTATTATTAATACAACACCTGTTGGTATGCACACATCAACAGAACAAGTCGTATCATTGCAACAATTAAAGCCGGATGTCTTAGTCTGTGATATTATTTATATTCCTGCAGAGACATCCTTTCTAAAAACAGCTAAAATGCAAGGTTACAATATATATAACGGTCTTGATATGTTCATATATCAAGGTGCAGAAAGTTTTAAATATTGGACAGGATTGCAAGCAGATGTGCATGCAATGCGCAATCGTGTAAAAGAAAAATTATATTCAGATTAA